Genomic window (Argopecten irradians isolate NY chromosome 13, Ai_NY, whole genome shotgun sequence):
tttattatttgtgttacttgtatatactcatgtttagggttggagattgtacatgtttgttttatttgtgttacttgtatatactcatgtttagggttggagattgtacatgtgtgttttattatttgtgttacttgtatatactcatgtttagggttggagattgtgtgttttattatttgtgttactagtatatatttatgtttagggttggagattgtacatgtgtgttttattatttgtcttACTTGTATATACTCATGTTTAGGGTTGGAgattgtacatgtgttttattatttgtgttacttgtatatactcatgtttagggttggagattgtacatgtgtgttttatttgtgttactagtATATACTCATGTTTAGGGTTGGagattgtacatgtgtgttttatttgtgttactagtATATACTCATGTTTAGGGTTGGagattgtacatgtgtgttttattatttgtgttaccagtatatactcatgtttagggttggagattgtacatgtgtgttttatttgtgttactagtATATACTCATGTTTAGGGTTGGagattgtacatgtgtgttttatttgtgGTACTTGTATATACTCATGTTTAGGGTTGGagattgtacatgtgtgttttatttgtgttacttgtatatactcatgtttagggttggagattgtacatgtgtgttttattatttgtgttacttgtatatactcatgtttagggttggagattgtacatgtgtgttttattatttgtgttactagTATATACTCATGTTTAGGGTTAGagattgtacatgtgtgttttatttgtgttacttgtatatactcatgtttagggttggagattgtacatgtgtgttttatttgtgttacttgtatatactcatgtttagggttggagattgtacatgtgtgttttattatttgtgttactagtatatattcatgtttagggttggagattgtacatgtgtgttttattatttgtgttacttgtatatattcatgtttagggttggagattgtacatgtgtgttttattatttgtcttacttgtatatattcatgtttagggttggagattgtgtgttttattatttgtcttacttgtatatattcatgtttagggttggagattgtacatgtgtgttttatttgtgttactagtATATACTCATGTTTAGGGTTGGagattgtacatgtgtgttttatttgtgttacttgtatatattcatgtttagggttggagattgtacatgtgtgttttattatttgtgttactagTATATACTCATGTTTAGGGTTGGagattgtacatgtgtgttttatttgtgttacttgtatatactcatgtttagggttggagattgtacatgtgtgttttattatttgtgttactagTATATACTCATGTTTAGGGTTGGagattgtacatgtgtgttttatttgtgttacttgtatatattcatgtttagggttggagattgtacatgtgtgttttattatttgtgttacttgtatatattcatgtttagggttggagactgtgtgttttattatttgtcttACTTGTATATACTCATGTTTAGGGTTGGAgattgtgtgttttattatttgtgttactagTATATACTCATGTTTAGGGTTGGagattgtacatgtgtgttttattatttgtgctATTAGTATATACTCATGTTTAGGGTTGGAgattgtgtgttttattatttgtgttactagtatatattcatgtttagggttggagactgtgtgttttattatttgtcttACTTGTATATACTCATGTTTAGGGTTGGagattgtacatgtgtgttttattatttgtcttacttgtatatattcatttttaggGTTGGAGActgtgtgttttattattttattatttattattttgtaagaCATCAGTACATAGAAAACTTATCTTTGCATTTACCTTTTCCACAAGATGAGTGTACGTCAGGTTACTCGGGTACTGtcaaccaactttctttcgcggctgctaaatttcgcgattttcggtttaaaacattttcgcgTAGAGTAAATTTCGCGGATATGAAACCAAATGGAgatacattaaaatttgattgtgCAAGAATTGCCTTAGTTAGTAGTTTGCGGAGATAAACCCTCGCTATTTTACCTTGACCGCGAAGTTTgcaaaaataaatcgcacgcgaaagagaGTTGGTTTACAAAATGTCCTCATTATACTATGCAGTTGTTAACTATAGCGCTGTGGAACGACATTGGAGTGTGGGCGGTCATAAGTATGATGGGGGATGCAAATTTGATATGACAGCGGATTTCGCAACAGCACTTTGAGGGAATTGTGGCCCGATAAGGGCACAGACCATACATATGTAGTCCTTTACAATCAGAATTGTGTGTATCTGCTTGAATTAGCAGAATGTATTGGCGATTTACCTGCTGGActtgtttttaaatgtttcattagCCTCCGCTCTTATTTCGTGTTAATCGGAAGAGTATTATAAGACgtatgcatttatatataacataccctttgcaaagaaaataataacattttcttGATTgatactgaaaatagaaataatatttCTAGAGTCCCTTTATGGCACCCCTAGGATGTAACGCTGTGTTTTACCGGAAGTTCagacaggttttttttattccaatacactattgtgaaatatataaataaatcgaTCGCGCCATCGATTTGTCACATGTTCCTTAGTCAATCGAATGCTATATCACGTGGATATGGTGATTATTTGAGGAGCGATGTACTTTAAATAACGAGTTGTTAACATATAAGGCATTCTTTACATTGAGCAGCGGTAGGCTTCATGGGAATTTGTCGATACACATCACACTAAATAATTTACTCGTCATTTCTTCGTACATTCATCAGATGGAGAAACAAGTGGATGTAGTGATTGTTGGAGGAGGTATATCTGGATTATCAGCGGCATATCATCTCCACAAAAAGGATCCATCACTTCAAATATGCGTTCTCGAGGCAAACGGTAAGAACACACTATACATCAATACAGTAAAATGAAAGTAGAGTCACACAGTGTTTATCATGTGTTtcgtaaatatttcatttgttttctatGTTCTAAAACAATCCTAGATATGTCTATAAATAGTAAACATCACGCCACGAACTAATGATTTGTAGTCCTGATGCATGTTAATGGGTTACAGTTTTATAGTTCTAGTTGTTTGATAACTCTATGTAAACATTAGGGATAGGGCCTAACGGGGGCCCAATGTGGGGGAACTGTAGAAATAAATACCTACAATGGTTGTGGTTCTGTAATTCTGGGAAGTCTTCCTTAACATAGGCTATGCGAATTCTATGAATTTAATAATAAGATCAtatgattaattcattaattcaatttattaatgaatcaatatacaattatcattattacCTAATTGTTTCATGAAAACAATAACTAtgtgatagaacgggtttctatcattgttgcatttatttcttcagtatgtatatttgttattgcactcttctaagtcttcacttcagtgatctgtttatgtatctttgacccaaattcaggggaaaaccgtgagaacaggtcttatctagggtgtgcttgctgtttagcagtcacattcatcaacctagttgtcctcatgatcaccccgatgCTGACCGCTGACTgctggccggagtacacgtgtggtacacgcGTACGTGGGAggtgtttatcagtcagttgagccttgtctgtatttaagcggaagttatatttagtgtgtaggaggattgttgtagcaacggtttaacctaaatatggtgctctgtccggactttgaccaatcagtggtcactttggggtactgggttgatgTGTCGTTATAAAAGGGGTTGCTTCTAAGGAAGCTTTGGTCTTGACTAGGGAGAATGGGTTAGGGACAGAACCACGCCGTGCACTGTCAACAGTGCAACACTTGCGGGGTCTCTGAACTACCATTTGGGTTTATACTTAGAGCTACATGACTAACAAGGGTTTGTGTCGTTCTAGGGGAttgtcaggggcttagggcttagacATCCATAGGAAACCTAGTTCGCACAGTGTAGTAGGGGATcgtcaggggcttagggcttagacATCCATAGGAAACCTTTTTACGCTGTTAGTTATGTCTCTTAGAGTTGGGAACATTTGGTAGGTCGGTTGTCTCCCGTTAGGTGTTGTTGGACTGTGTTTGGGAACACGTGGTCTTGTTGTTCTGTAGCTATATAATTAGGGTTTTGCTTCATATAGGATAATTGTATACTTGTTTCTCTTACTGTAAGTTGTCTATACAGgcactattgtaaatatattatttatcaattctgtattacttgtcttttatataataaatagttatttgtacctgtatttacctagttgagttattggattagtgtcagtgcttccgctacatcctagagatcgaacctgttgagatacaggcctgtaacctgtggaggaaacgggatccggagaggatttgtgacgactgtggactctgttgtatactaaaaatactatacgatcacgatttgggacttatacatataacgggagctacagtcggatcgcccctccgggtctcttgtgtggaaaaccctccctattacaACTAAAATATCAGACCTGGATTAGTAATCAATATTGTCTTGTGCGTTCAACACTGATTCATTTGACTTATTTACTCAGATCGAGTTGGAGGACGAACTCTCACCGTTCCCCTCAAGAGTAAAGACGGCACAGACTACTGGGATCTGGGCGGACAATGGGTTTCTACGTACGGCACCATTTATACCTTTTTATTCTCACTTTATGGGGAGAATGTCGTCATTTCAagttgctccaccgccgacagagcatagatgatattcatcttttgaacaataattggtgtttaatcgtgtatatataattaacacaaaaataatataaaataatttacttcgcttttggtgcatgcgcaatcagtacttcattccatatagaatatagtggcacggatttttttcggggtgtaatcattttttttatatttttaacgcgaagtaaaattagaagctcaaacttttcaatggtggtaatggtcaaaagtaagtaacttttgtaactgaagaaaaatactaaatcgtctgctcctctttttaatagtgaaaataccatttgtcagcggtggagcatctttaaatcacaTTGTTATTTCTTTAGggataattataattttacatttggTGTGTGACAATTACTTTGGAGCACATCGTTCATATgaatcatttttgtttaatgCTAGTATTGCTTAAATAATTGTTATCTATTTACCTTCAATAAGACACAAGGCATCCTCACAGCCGACTGAGACATTTAACACTTTTCCGGGACACATACATCAATACACGCACACATAAACATACTATAGGGTATGAATAATACTGATATTCCACCCAATCATCGATGCTCTGCCTATATCCCTCACTTCATAATCAGAGTGAGACAAAAGCATCATATCACGTCATTTCGGAGAATATATGTAATTTAACTATTTCCACAGcgatcatgtcagcatatcgaaccgactatcatttcgtcatagaaacatccttttttgggaagtggatgtggcgcagtggtagaaggcggagatatgtttggctaggcgattgggtgccgtagatcgtgagttcgaggacCGGATAgcgcacgagtcaataaattgtcatgctttgttaaattgtgtttctttgatatattatatttactaaacacaatgtatcatattcactatgtgttgttgatccaaagatttaaGTTGACAATTTCCACAttgatcatgtcagcatatcgaaccgactatcacttcgtcatagaaacatccttttttgggatgtggcgcagtggtagaaggcggagatatgtttggctaggcgattgggtgccgtagatcgtgagttcaaGGCCCGAATaaggcacgagtcaataaattgtcatgctttgctaaattgtgtttctttgatatatatgtaatttaattattacattttgttcCTTCTATTATTCCTAGATCACAGACTGCCATCTGGAATTTACTGAAGGAGCTTGGTTTGGAAACTTACCCACAATTCCATACCGGCACAAAGTTCATGCAGATAGAGGGCGCACAAGTCAAAAGTTACCGGTCTGACATCCCGCCTCTTTCATTCCTCGCCCTCATAGATATGCAGCTATTTACTATGAAGGTAAGGAGAACAGTGTTTTTATTTAGGATAAAACACTATTTCTCTTATTTTCATTATGtataataagaaaaataattttcgTCTGCAAGATCGTTTTCAATAATCAACTGATTCAATTTATCTTAATGCATTATTGAATTGTTTCTCAATTAAATCGAATATCTATTGTTGCTTTGATCAATTAATAATTGATTTGAAATCCTACCATTTCCACAAAAGTATTTTCTAATAAGTTCGGTTAGAATTTATTTGTGTTTgcgtttctttttattttaatgtaccATTCTAAGCGTTGGGCGTTTTGTAATGAGAATTTGAAGGGGAAAGTTTATTAGGTGTTATGAGATTGTTTCCGCTGAGTGCTATCATTGTGGGAAACCTACATACACCTAGTATCTGTATGCCGCTATAGATAACCGAACTTACACCACACATCGTATGCTTTTCTTAGCAATCGATTTCTTTTTACCACAgtttatatttcttttgattcagtgggtgaaccagtcgttccactccccgttgtcagtataatgtgacctggtggagtgtgttgtttggtgtcttcgtcAACATGCTtgagtgatatagcactataaaaaggcaacatttccactttacaagaggacacaacacgaatataccgcagtctcccaaaacacgcacctcgcacttcactcacgctacacaccgcattcatgggaggccgtccttacatgaccttggctgttattaggacgctaattaatcaaacaaacacagaATTCAGTGGGTTCCATTACCATTcctaaacaatatttatatccgTTTGTTCATTTATTCACATTTAAACCAATTTCATCATGTGTTCGCCTTGTAACATTGTGTACGGTTCCATGGTTTGTGAAAATAACAACAGACTTTAAACAGCCATGCGACAAAAACTGAACATATCAAAAACATTCGAGAAATCACTGACGTCTCTCACaaatgttcggtcacttttatgCAACGTCATTGAATGTAaaagacgtcattattttataacatgacgagcgcaattgacgtcatttccgacattcggcaaacctgcaagacaaagaaaaaaacgCATTTTTTCGAATacgtttttgaattttcagtagagatttcgcacacgtatatttgagcaaaaacgtattttttttattctgaatagaACACATAATTCctaatataaagtcatttttcaacgtcgtgaacttgcgtgacagaacagtcaatttaaaaatttcattttgtgtcatttctgcaaGACAAAGAATTTGTTCGACAAAAAAGTAGAACGACGTCGCAGTCtatattttctgacatgttattaaaatagaagaaaaacgtattttcatattaacaaTTCATGTCTCTATGTCATGAATTAGTACCGTTTTGTACTGTGTGtattaatgggtttttttatcttttctcttcggatctgtcgatcggcaagtctacaaacaaagtcATGTGGTGTTCAGTTTGACCACAGTGACACTTTAACTGAAACCGCATACAGACGCGTGTTACATCTGTCGCGCCAAAAAACGTCATTTGCTCAACAAAAACgcatcaataaaaaaacaatattgcagacattttgataaaagtcctcccgtaattgaataaatatatcctttctgtttttcaatttaaaaaaaaatagtattgcgcttatattattttactgttgATTGCTTTTTCCAATGAAATTCCGCCGTGACGTAAAAGTGACTGAACATTGTGCGTTATGTCACTACACTTCAAAAATGTTACCAGCCATAGTGCTACTGCTACACTGTTTGGCTTCGTGTCTACAGCTAAGGCCATTTATGATAGCATCCCTTATGTGTTAGACTAATGCTTTAGGTAGTAAATGTGCGTTTGAAAACTACGGTATGTTCGTGATGGCCAAATTTTAAGAACAGGGATGATCGTAATAGATTGGAGTAACTTGGGCCAATTTTTAACTTCCAGGAATCCCTAACTTAACTTCCCCATaaaaaagcattacagaatttAAAAGAAAGGGTCTCAAGTTGAGGAGTCTTCTTTAAAATATGTAagactttttaggtcatctgacccgaagggtcagggtGACCTTTTGTCGTCCGTCGTCGTtagccgtgcgccgtccgcagTGTGTCGtgcttaaacttttcattcaaacgacttcttctcaataacagaaaggcccagggtactgatatttggcgtgtagcatgctgggataaagggctaccaagtttgttcaaatgaataaccttgaccgtCATtctaggtcacaggggttaaaaaggctaaaatcttaaaacgacttcttctcaagacccagaaggcccatggtactgatattgggtctgtagcattatgggatgaagggctaccaagtttgttcaaatgaaggaccttgaccttcattcaaggtcacaggggtcaaataggctaaaatcctttaaacaacttcttgtcaataactaagaaccctagagacctgatattgggcccgtgacatgcttggatgaagaaaacgacttcttctaaagAACCGAAAGGCCTATGATACTCATATTTTGCCTACAACATGTttggatgaatggctaccacgtttgttcaaataatgaccttgaccttcattcaatgtcactggggtcaaatagactacaCTCATATTGGGTCCGTGACATGCTGAGAGGAATGgccaccaagtttgttcaaatgaataaactTGATCTTCaatcaagatcacaggggtcaaaaaggctaaaatcattaaacgactatgttgc
Coding sequences:
- the LOC138306313 gene encoding putative flavin-containing monoamine oxidase AofH isoform X1, which produces MEKQVDVVIVGGGISGLSAAYHLHKKDPSLQICVLEANDRVGGRTLTVPLKSKDGTDYWDLGGQWVSTSQTAIWNLLKELGLETYPQFHTGTKFMQIEGAQVKSYRSDIPPLSFLALIDMQLFTMKVERLRKTIDSKDPYKCQRGKELDSKSLETFLKESLWTTGAYKLLEIVLRTDTGLDPSQMSTLSFLDGVASAGGLDNLLGMEENQAQGLKVKGGTQQISQIMAKKIGLENVLLEHPVDEIIQVSVYV